In Mytilus trossulus isolate FHL-02 chromosome 10, PNRI_Mtr1.1.1.hap1, whole genome shotgun sequence, the DNA window ttgtttcgaagctgtgacattttcacatatgtggttaaattttcggggtacgaagtgagattactttttccgtaaattggcaaaccccgaacatcctgttgtgatgcggctccttgtggtaaaatatcccctttttaacacaataagttctttgaaaatttaatactttgaacacattcaatagctccatagtttttacacatttattctatgttcctcttctttcctaatcaccacaaataattaagttcagtcatttgctaaaaatagaaacatgtccaatatcactacacagagattttttctttacacgtgacttttgagttcctcatttcaaggcgcattagggatgttgtcccatatTGTAATCCATacttctgatttttccaaatatttttatgtgatcttcatcggtataatattctgaataaatctttgtatttttgtccatttctgaaaaaaaattaagttgttTTAGCACTATAAGGCAATGACACTTTCgtcgctatattcatttattttgaatacaatgaGAATGTATAAGTAATTTCTTCCAGATTACCTCCACTAGTCAAATCAAGGACACAACTTCTGATTATAACCTTTAATTACAATACACAGACCCTGATAAAGCATTCTATAAAATGTTCTTGTGccttaaagtgcattttgacagagaaattatgcaaaactgaaggttttataaaaaaaaaaacaccaaaataattATTCTTACTAGTGGAAATCTTGTATTTAATACTGTTGAAACTGCTCtaaactactgggaaagtcatcCGTATCATATAATTAGAGTGCAATatagtgcaaattttcaaaacttgtccttTCACATAATtccatttgagaaaaaatgttttttacatgtttttcagtgaaaaccttttatcagtgagaaatccacatgaggtcTTAAcggaaacattgtgacatcacatgtattatggcgtcattaaataacgacAGATCAAAATAGCGCTAAAtatagtttgcagtgttacacGAGAAACAGTTGCcgcaagatttaactcgaaatATTGAGTCCAAACGATCTGTAActaagccttttcatttaataccaagatcatagcaacagttttcatattagCATATTTTCAACAAACCGACTGTAATTTTAATTGCATAAATaccagaaataaacaattagagcttgattaataaaacaaaatgcttaccagttattcaggactttttaaaacctctaGTTTGCCATCTCAGattgaaaaataatgatatgtctggaactgaaatgagacaaaaaaaaaatactaaggctgtgttatcatttgatttaaatacaaagtattattgagagagaaaaatctattCTTGAAAGTTTAATCACAAAGAAAGAcaaatgcttctcccttgtggcttagccaccttcatttaaaccTTTTGTATTAGAACCATGGGtagtagctatatatatatagctaactagcttaatagTTGAATAGGTgcagaaatattgttttcaagaaggtttgaccctccccctttttcactgagaaatgacaatatcctttgttttgctcatgtgcattaaaataataattcatgattttctaaaaacatgtaactgtttttgtctgtttttttgtgCATATGATATCTTCTGACCAggggtcaaatcattggataaagGCACATGCGATGATGAATCTCACATTACTCGTATaaagtgtgttatctcccttgattatcaggtattcctgtagaccagagtgatattacataacaaagactatattgtgtcatgtttacttacaatttaataatatttaaaagttatttcttgCCTTTTCAATGTAGTAAACACATTCCTTTCGGATCTCTCGGAAGTAAACAAATTTATGATTGTGCCTAAAAcaagtgttcagccccgtgctAGTAATGCATTTTAAAAGCGAAAATTTTCTTGAGTTTTTGCTGATCTTTATCAATAACATTTAgcttaaacaatttataatatcaaggtataaataaaaaactacttaCCATCATTTTCGGTGGTGTACAAGGTAAAATCATCCATAAATCACATTAAGGTACAGTATTCGACAATTGATTGATACAATAACAATTGACTTTAAAACATCGATTGATACGATTGATCACGATTGATAACCAGTTTTCAATTCTATCAACTAACTAAGAAGTGCAAACCATAAATCGTTACGATAGATACGATTGATTATATAATATCAACTCAATCAACTCAATACGATATACAAACACTTGATCGTAACGATCGATACAATTGATCACGATTGATTACCAACAATCAACTCAATCAACTCAATACTAAATACAAACACTCGATCGTAACGATCGATACTATTGATCACTATTGATTACCAAAAATCAACTCAATCAACTCAATACGAAATACAAACACTCAATCGTAACGCTTGATACGATTGATCACGATTGATTACCAAAAATCAACTCAATCAACTCAATACGAAATACGACTCGATCGTAACAATCGATACGATTGATCACGATTGATTACCAAAAATCAACTCAATCAACTCAATACCAAATACAAAGACTCGATCGTAACGATCGATACGATTGATCACGATTGATTACCAAAAATCAACTCAATCAACTCAATACGAAATACAAAGACTCGATCGTAACGATCGATACGATTGATCACGATTGATTACCAAAAATCAACTCAATCAACTCAATACGTAATACAACTACTCGATAGTAACGATCGATACGATTGATCACGATTGATTACCAAATATCAACTCAATCAACTCAATACGAAATACAACGACTCGATCGTAACGATCGATACGATTGATCACGATTGATTACCAAAAATCAACTCAATCAACTCAATACGAAATACAACGACTCGATCGTAACGATTGATACTATTGATCACGATTGATTACCAAAAATCAACTTAATCAACTCAATACGAAATACAACGACTCGATTGTAACGATCGATACAATTGATCACGATTGATTACCAAAAATCAACTCAATCAACTCAATACGAAATACAACGACTCGATCGTAACGATCGATACAATTGATCACGATTGATTACCAAAAATCAACTCAATCAACTCAATACGAAATACAACAACTCGATCGTAACGATCGATACGATTGATCACGATTGATTACCAAAAATCAACTCAATCAACTCAATACGAAATACAAAAACTCAATCGTAACGATCGATACGATTGATCACGATTGATTACCAAACATCAACTCAATCAACTGAATAAGAAATGCAACAACTTGATCGTTACCAATGGAAGGCTTTGGTGAAGAGTAATCCAAAAAGACGTGCATTCGACAACATAAGTTGaaataaatagtataaaatGGTTTTCATATAATTATAACTGCAAGCAGTATACTGAGTATGTATTTTTTGCAAGGATTTGttagtatttatatataaatataaataagaagatgtggtattagtgccattgagacaaatctccatcgaaataacaatgtatatatataaagttaacaATTACAGGTTAaagtacggacttcaacacacattggcttacaccgaactGCAAGCTATCAAGGGACCCAAAATGAATagtgaaaaacaatttaaacaggaTAAGCAGCAGCctaatttgtatacaaaatgaGAAACTAGAAAAACTTAGGAACCataacaacaaacgacaactactgaaaaGCTGACTTCTGACCAATTACATAAAATTGCATGAATGAAAACAACATTGTTTGTACAtgcatatataaattataatattaatttattttttattaattgtttacaGTAATACAGACAGACACATATTTCATAATAAATGCATATAAACAAGTTATTGTAATGATTTTTTGggaaaattgaattttttacaGCCCTAATTGATAATTATACactattaatattgtttttaatacatGAATACCAATTTAAAAGaagaattttttatatagataaaaaatgttttgtatttttatcgaGCTGTCCTTTTTCATGTAAAagtctctcataactcttttgAGAGTGGCTATcgaatgtttttaatattgttctgtagttataatttaaacatgttgtatatattgtatttatgtttgtattgtacATGTAGAGAGGTGtgactataataaaatatttgattttatggatatgatttgatttgaatatGTATGCGTAATTAGTATTTGTATGCACCTAAAATCAGTATTGTTTCAACTTGTCATAACATTGGATTTTGTGATGtactaataaataaatgtacttGAAAAcgaattataatgttttattaattatatttatcacaGTATGGTGTGGATGGGGTTTAAAGGTTAGAAACTTTAAGTAATGCTGGAATATAGGTTTACACATAgagaatatagaaaaaataactatttaatTAACACTTGACAATAATGGAgtgcaaaatataaagaatagatgaatttagtaaaaatatacTAAGTGAAGAATGATAAccaattataaacaaataattataaatggCAAATGCAGGATTCCTGCACGTATTTTTTAATAGtagtacaaaaataattttgttacttttgtgcagatttgttttaattatatattactATAATTACATGTACCATAAATATGAGATTTAATAACTTTACACAGATTTAGgtgtaattttgaaaaattgtggGGACTATAATaccatacattttttgtagttGGGAATGCCACATTATATCATTTGTTTGAATCACTAATAGAACATTGCATAgttaacatataattttaatattaacagttttctgcatattataaatttgtataGCTTAACTACTCTTTTCTTCTGTTCTTTCATTAAAGTCATTGTTTATGATAATGaaaaatagttttctttttttccgtGTCATCATCCTTGTTGAATGCTTAAATCTGTTTAGTCTTTTAAATGCTTGTTCACAACTTTCTGTGTTTGAACCATGTATTTCTACAAACTTTTCTAGTTTGGGGTGGAATTCACATTTGGGATTGTTGTGTAAAGGCATACAACAAGATTTAGTATGTTtcataacatgaaaaatatctACTAAAAAGTCTACTGATTTTAACATGCATTCAGCACCTGGTACCTCGTTCTGTACTAGCCTTCTTACAAATGGTTTGAGTTCACAAGATCTGTCATAACCGATATACTTCAACCTATCAGAGCATACaccatttttgaaaaataccttTCGAAGGAATAAAAAAGCCTGCGTTAATGATTCATGACTGTACATTTCATCACAACTAACTATTATACCACACGGTCTTATGGCGAAGAACATTCCAGCACTTGTACTGTagaatttatttagttttttcttatctttgcaACTGTTTATTTCATGGTCTACTTTGATCATTTTTTGAAGGTTACCATCTCCATAATCTGTTATGTAATCTagtgaataaataaataatataattacaaCTGAACTGTGACAAATGTAAgctacatatacattttaacactttaatttaaattaactatttatacatttatatatagttgacctattgcttttTACATAagcaaaacagaccaaaacacaaaaacttaacatttaccaatgaaccatgaaaatgatgtcaaggacAAATGACACTTGCCAGTTACACATGTACACCGACGTTGATAGAACACATATATTAACAAAAGTTATCCCATTACTTATAATGAGTGAGTattttaattgacaaaaaacCTGCATTTTCTTTAAGCAGTTACTgaattatgaaaatgaggttaaggacAATGTACATATGACAGATGGAAAGTTTGTAACATTAGGTATTTGCATAAAAAGTACGAAGAATCCAGGGGCATGGATTTAGAAAGTATCTTATGACTAAGACATATCTTATGATGGTCTTAGAACATGTTATAGTTGTAagatatgtttttaaaagtgtCCCAAGTTACGATTTGTCATAACTTTTGTCGTAAACTTAAGACCCTTCGTGAAGGTTAGacaaacattaattttacattttgaatgtAATATGCCCTTACTGTTTAATAAAAACGGTACTTCTTGCTAAGAAATTTAAATACTGTTATACATAGTTTGTATTTAAATGACTGTTTTCttgaatgatttaaacaaaaactctTATAGCGacttaaaaaattgactattatCTACCTTGTAAGTACAAaggacattttctttttctttctgatTTTCTCTGTTCCTCCGAATCTTCATCCGACAACACAACATTGGAATTTTCTTTATGACTTGTACAGAATCTATTAAAAAGAATTTAACAACTATGTTTGCTTATATGATACTAAGACATCCATTTATATGCAACAaacattgacaaataaaaattattctttttaatgTACACTAAGTTGGCgaaagaattttatttaaacagaattatttttattgtaattcatcccataatgtttttatttaatgcaCACATTTAAGCtgataaaagtacaaaatgaaCATAagtaatgcatattttttaaaacttattgcaaaataatattaaaatgttaaccttttgttaaaattgcaacataaaattaaattggAACCCTTTTGTTATCTGTATGAATGTTTAAGAATAAAGAATATAATTATGAATGTGTGAAATAGATAATAACTTAACGAAAAAGCAGGAAACATTCCAAGGCTAAATATTTGCCTTTAACGTAGTGATAAAATTTAACCAGAGGCTGGTTTAACGCcccataaaaataatatatgctAATTTAGAAAAATGAATGCCATTTTACACTCTGAACACAGAGTGAATTAggattttctgttttattttatattcgtGAGTGCctcatattttataacaaaactcCAATTTAAACAGATAAGcaacattaattttaattacttgTTTGGTTTGCAGTGTTTCCCGCCAAATTCTGGATCCTTTGGACAGCAATCTTGAACAGTCAAACCCTCATCATTAATTACTTTGTCACCACCGTTGGCACAAATACttcttcttaatttttcatttccatCGATTGTGCAATATCCCTCTTTACAACCTTTCACATTGCAAGCATGATCCACCCATTTCTGTTGCATTTCTTCAAAACTctgtattaaaatttatagttatgtttaaatttatacattttgatacAATGCAAATATGTTACTTATATAAACTCACAACTGTTTTGTAGAACACTAATTACTGTTGTTAGTGCAgcagtttttaagtttttttggtttttttttttgtaagtgtaaaaaaatgaaaaaaaaatattgtaaaactgaaatttaatttttaaaacttggaAGGGGTTATTAAATTGTTACATTGAACTGGAACAATATTGGCTTTGTcagatggaaaaaaaaacattatatgtatgtttataCGTAATATgctaattgtaaaaatataagaaagGAGAATAGAtttcgatttttgtttttgttttaccaacattatttatagatatgtaTGATGTATGTAATACTATGTATTATCCTGCAATTAGCCTTTTATTGTACAAATAACaggtatacaaataattttttgctttatttgtacttttacAAATAAAGTATCCTGTTACCCCACTTTCACGTACAGCAAGCggaaatatgaatatttacttTAGTTTTCATAACAGTTCATTTTTGGGTTCTCTTTGCGGTCCGCGTTTTAACGATGTTGATTTGTTTGAGAAATTAAAGACGTTGATTTATTTGAGAAATTAAAGACAATGATTTTGAGTTTAATTAAGCCTGGAAGTGATTTTTACAAGAACAAAACtgactttatgtaaaaaaaaaagtaggggtgtgataaagggtaggcgataagtaagtaagtaagtatgGGTGTTGATAAAAAGTatgggtgtgataaagggtatgcgataaagggtgcgcatcaaagttgcgatatggattaaacagcaggctatttattaaatatgcaaaactactgtatttactactaaacatatgataaagatTAGTTACTTATTATACTTACAGACATAACATGGCTACACAGCTTCTCAACATTTATTAATCCAGAATCCATTTTGCAAACAGGTATTTCTTTGCGCAATACACTACTAATTCTGTATACGAACCATGCCTCTTCTAAACGGTGTGGATTTaatatacaatttgttttttgtagatTTACTCGTGGAAAACTTGTTAATTGATGCAATCTTATATTGTCCGATGCACAGTTATATGAGTTGTAGACTTCTGCCAAAGATTCAAATGATGCACCCATAACTTGGATCTGCTTTGAACAATAGTTTAAATATGCTACCGAAAAACATGATTGGGAAGTAGACAAGTAATAAGGCTGAAAATTATCTTCATAATAAGATCGGGTTTGTCTTTCGTTTTCTGTTGTGGTATAAAACGACACATTGTACCGCGGTTTGTTAATACAATTTCTACATTCAGATGTGTAATTGGCAGCGACGTAGGTTCCATTTTCAGTGAAAACATAAGGAAAACTTGGTGTGGCAATGGTTGATAGTTTACATTGGCAGAAAATACATTTAGTTATAGGTGCACGTAAAACTAACCTTTTAAATCCGTCTTTTCTGTTGCCATGCACTCCATTGAATATTTCATATTCTTCACTGGTTTTTAATAAATGCAAATAATCacattgaataattttgaaaattttataacaagttTTCTCATCAAATGTTGATATTTTCtccacttttttttcttttccacaAATAGTTACTTCAACCGTGCGTTCAATTTCTCCtttgttttttaatgaaacatattCACTAATAAATCTCCAACGATTTGGTGTTCCTTCTTCAAAATGATTAATAGCAAAcgttaaattatttaaattatcatGTGATAATAcatataccatttttaatacTGTAAGTTTTTGTCACTATTTACCCGCATGCTATTCAATATTGTATTGAGATTTGTTTACGTCACACTTTTTAGCAAAAAATAACGGCAATATTTGGCGCCATCTTGACACAGGATTCCcgagtttaaaataagttaatattacagtacatgtatttatttagtaaattaaattacagtacatgtatttatttagtaaattaagttacagtacatgtatttatttagtaaattaagttacagtacatgtatttatttagtaaattaagtaccttaaattctttttttgtgaGCCCTATGCagagatttatttttattacaattgcAGAGGATTGTACAAAATAGGCTatgtttattacatgtatttgtcaaGTGCAAAGACATTTATGAGAACTAcgctttcatttttgttaacaGCTGAATTTAGTTTTTAAGTACTTGAAAGGTATCTGTAAAGTTGTTTATGTATTAAGGAAAAGTAgagatgaatttaaattttgatagtaaaaataactttcttatgTTATAATCGTACaatgttaaagttttaaattaatgAATACCTATTATTTATCTAGATTTTTAATGTGGGATGGATGAACGGCATGTATACTAGAAAAAGTTTtcgtatatatttataatacataatttataaattaatactGTTGAAAAAAAGTTCGCGAAATGCTGATATTgcttttgcaattttttaacgGTGACGTAAA includes these proteins:
- the LOC134687082 gene encoding uncharacterized protein LOC134687082, encoding MVYVLSHDNLNNLTFAINHFEEGTPNRWRFISEYVSLKNKGEIERTVEVTICGKEKKVEKISTFDEKTCYKIFKIIQCDYLHLLKTSEEYEIFNGVHGNRKDGFKRLVLRAPITKCIFCQCKLSTIATPSFPYVFTENGTYVAANYTSECRNCINKPRYNVSFYTTTENERQTRSYYEDNFQPYYLSTSQSCFSVAYLNYCSKQIQVMGASFESLAEVYNSYNCASDNIRLHQLTSFPRVNLQKTNCILNPHRLEEAWFVYRISSVLRKEIPVCKMDSGLINVEKLCSHVMSSFEEMQQKWVDHACNVKGCKEGYCTIDGNEKLRRSICANGGDKVINDEGLTVQDCCPKDPEFGGKHCKPNKFCTSHKENSNVVLSDEDSEEQRKSERKRKCPLYLQDYITDYGDGNLQKMIKVDHEINSCKDKKKLNKFYSTSAGMFFAIRPCGIIVSCDEMYSHESLTQAFLFLRKVFFKNGVCSDRLKYIGYDRSCELKPFVRRLVQNEVPGAECMLKSVDFLVDIFHVMKHTKSCCMPLHNNPKCEFHPKLEKFVEIHGSNTESCEQAFKRLNRFKHSTRMMTRKKRKLFFIIINNDFNERTEEKSS